One Oryza brachyantha chromosome 3, ObraRS2, whole genome shotgun sequence DNA segment encodes these proteins:
- the LOC102708220 gene encoding coiled-coil domain-containing protein 124-like, protein MPKKMGVNTKAEAARERRSAAEAERRDCDARAKEEAYWQAAQGPKSRSVRRREEDAEKRAEAAARRAENRRLAELEQQQLASAARRPDRKAARVGGPVVPKVTEAELLRRREEERIRLEREAEAAKKRQARTAEEEEYERVVLVANTNRDDSIIEARSVEDAIAKMSIAAEPALQPDRHPERRLKVSYKAFEEAELAKLKEEKPGLTLHQYKDMIWKLWKKSPDNPLNQAAD, encoded by the exons ATGCCGAAGAAGATGGGAGTCAACACCAAGGCGGAGGCGGCACGCGagcgccggagcgccgccgagGCGGAACGCCGTGACTGCGACGCGCGCGCCAAGGAGGAGGCATACTGGCAGGCGGCCCAGGGCCCCAAGTCGCGCTCggtgcgccgccgcgaggaggACGCCGAGAagcgcgcggaggcggccgcccgccgcgccgagaaccgccgcctcgccgagcTCGAGCAGCAACAACTCGCGTCCGCCGCGCGGCGCCCCGACCGCAAGGCCGCTCGCGTCGGCGGGCCCGTCGTCCCCAAGGTCACCGAAGCCGAGCTGCTGCGCCGCCGAGAGGAGGAGCGGATCCGCCTCGAGCGCGAGGCTGAGGCTGCCAAGAAGCGGCAGGCCCGCACCGCCGAAGAGGAGGAGTACGagcgcgtcgtgctcgtcgcCAACACCAACAGGGACGACTCCATCATCGAGGCGCGGTCAGTGGAGGACGCCATCGCCAAGATgtccatcgccgccgagccTGCGCTGCAACCGGATCGCCACCCAGAGCGCCGCCTCAAGGTCTCGTACAAG GCTTTTGAAGAAGCAGAGCTAGCCAAGCTCAAAGAGGAAAAACCTGGGCTAACTCTGCATCAGTACAAAGATATGATATGgaagttatggaagaaatctccCGACAACCCTCTCAATCAG